The following coding sequences are from one Roseburia hominis A2-183 window:
- a CDS encoding GH36-type glycosyl hydrolase domain-containing protein, with product MGKIEFLDQQGSFRVYQPEDYSGLYFPLAGDGGLKSCITPTLGGDSKRDQNHFLMEPVSIENLHNNKNTRNFWCRIKNRGYWSACGSSAEAEFLRFTGEQEKSVLEAGFMWQKLTRTSAVHGLKAEITSFVTVDGAMEVMMTELTNITEEPLEMTPIAVMPVYGRSADNIRDHRHVTSLLHRICTTDYGVEVTPAMSFDERGHQKNHTTYFVYGSTGEGEAPAAFYPTVGEFIGEGGSYLIPEAVRTEKPGAVAGSKAEGKEAVGALKFAEILLKPHETVCYLTLGGMTDERSQIEPLTASLRQRSQVKEAYDEVKRYWTKKVNITFKTGNPDADNYLKWITFQPILRRIYGCSFLPYHDYGKGGRGWRDLWQDCLALLLMDPSAVRQMIIDNYGGVRVDGTNATIIGNAQGEFIADRNHITRVWMDHAFWPFVTTKFYIDQTGDLEILFEKVPYFKDLQSKRGTDHDTGWDETYGKCQRTEGGVVYFGSVLEHLLLQNLCAFYDVGAHNEMRLHGADWNDALDMAWENGESVAFTSAYAGNLKEIAHCIRLLEQETSCKRFEIAEEMGMLFAGGRELYENVEKKRGILDAYLEKCAHNLSGQTMIVKAEQICSNLEEKADWLMEHIRMQEWIAEDEARGWFNGYYDDHKNPVEGCKDGKVRMMLTSQVFAIMSGTATPDQIRKICQSADKYLYDEKAGGYRLNTDFGEEKMDLGRMFGFAYGEKENGAVFSHMAVMYANALYRRGFAREGNKALQALLNAAMNFDNSRMYPGLPEYYDLSGRGMYAYLTGAASWYLLTMVTEVFGVKGVMGDLVIAPAFMPEQFDAQGNAEVKLIFAGKKFDIRFSNPEKCECKKEWIKSVLCDEKQLEPEAGAAYAVRIKKEWIKQLDAEKEHVIKILFGR from the coding sequence GTGGGAAAGATAGAATTTTTGGATCAGCAGGGAAGCTTCCGGGTGTATCAGCCGGAAGACTACAGTGGATTGTATTTTCCTCTTGCAGGAGACGGTGGGTTAAAATCCTGCATTACACCGACACTCGGCGGCGACAGCAAAAGGGATCAGAACCATTTCCTGATGGAGCCGGTCAGTATTGAAAATCTCCATAACAATAAAAATACAAGAAATTTCTGGTGCCGTATCAAAAACCGGGGATACTGGTCAGCCTGCGGTTCGTCGGCAGAGGCAGAATTTCTGCGGTTTACCGGAGAACAGGAGAAAAGCGTACTGGAAGCCGGATTTATGTGGCAGAAACTGACGCGGACATCCGCAGTCCATGGACTAAAAGCAGAGATTACTTCTTTTGTTACGGTAGACGGAGCGATGGAAGTGATGATGACGGAACTTACCAATATAACAGAGGAACCGCTTGAAATGACACCGATTGCAGTGATGCCGGTCTATGGAAGAAGTGCGGACAATATCAGGGATCACCGCCATGTGACTTCCCTGCTGCACCGGATCTGTACCACGGATTATGGGGTGGAGGTGACGCCTGCGATGTCGTTTGATGAGCGGGGGCATCAGAAGAATCATACAACGTATTTTGTATATGGTTCCACCGGAGAGGGAGAGGCACCGGCAGCTTTTTACCCGACCGTCGGGGAGTTTATCGGGGAGGGAGGTTCCTATCTCATACCGGAGGCAGTCCGGACAGAAAAGCCGGGAGCTGTGGCAGGAAGTAAGGCAGAGGGAAAAGAAGCAGTGGGAGCTCTTAAATTTGCGGAGATTTTATTAAAACCACATGAGACAGTCTGCTATCTGACTCTGGGCGGAATGACCGACGAGAGATCACAGATCGAACCTCTTACAGCATCTCTCAGACAAAGAAGCCAGGTAAAGGAAGCTTATGATGAAGTAAAACGGTACTGGACAAAGAAAGTAAACATCACATTTAAAACGGGTAATCCGGATGCAGACAATTATCTTAAGTGGATTACGTTCCAGCCAATTCTGCGGAGAATTTACGGCTGTTCGTTCCTGCCGTATCATGATTACGGAAAAGGAGGACGTGGCTGGCGGGATCTGTGGCAGGATTGTCTGGCATTGCTTCTCATGGACCCTTCCGCAGTCCGGCAGATGATCATCGACAATTACGGCGGTGTCCGGGTGGACGGAACCAATGCCACAATTATCGGAAATGCGCAGGGGGAGTTTATTGCGGACCGGAATCATATTACCCGTGTGTGGATGGATCATGCGTTCTGGCCGTTTGTGACGACAAAATTTTATATTGACCAGACAGGAGATCTCGAGATTCTTTTTGAGAAGGTTCCGTATTTTAAGGATCTGCAGTCCAAAAGAGGCACAGATCACGATACCGGATGGGACGAGACATATGGAAAATGCCAGCGCACAGAGGGTGGCGTCGTCTATTTCGGAAGTGTACTGGAACATCTGCTTCTTCAGAATCTCTGTGCATTCTACGATGTCGGCGCGCACAATGAGATGCGGCTGCACGGGGCAGACTGGAATGACGCGCTGGATATGGCATGGGAAAATGGAGAAAGCGTGGCATTTACAAGTGCTTATGCGGGAAATTTAAAAGAGATTGCGCACTGTATCCGGCTGTTAGAGCAGGAGACCAGCTGCAAGCGTTTTGAGATTGCAGAAGAGATGGGAATGCTGTTTGCAGGTGGCAGGGAGCTGTATGAGAATGTGGAAAAGAAACGAGGGATACTGGACGCCTATCTGGAGAAATGTGCACATAATCTCAGTGGTCAGACCATGATCGTAAAAGCAGAGCAGATCTGTAGCAATCTGGAGGAAAAAGCAGACTGGCTGATGGAGCATATAAGGATGCAGGAGTGGATTGCTGAGGATGAGGCACGCGGATGGTTTAATGGCTATTATGACGATCATAAGAATCCGGTGGAGGGCTGTAAAGACGGAAAGGTACGGATGATGCTGACGAGTCAGGTTTTTGCGATTATGAGCGGCACGGCAACACCGGATCAGATCCGCAAAATCTGCCAGAGTGCCGATAAATATCTGTATGATGAGAAAGCGGGCGGCTACCGTCTGAATACGGATTTTGGTGAAGAAAAAATGGATCTGGGAAGAATGTTTGGATTTGCTTACGGGGAGAAGGAAAACGGAGCAGTATTTTCCCATATGGCTGTCATGTACGCCAATGCACTGTACCGGAGAGGATTTGCGCGGGAGGGTAATAAAGCCCTGCAGGCTCTTCTTAACGCGGCAATGAATTTTGACAACAGCAGGATGTATCCGGGACTGCCGGAATATTATGATCTGTCAGGAAGAGGCATGTATGCATACCTGACGGGTGCGGCAAGCTGGTATCTCCTTACGATGGTTACGGAAGTATTCGGCGTAAAGGGGGTCATGGGAGATCTGGTAATTGCGCCGGCATTCATGCCGGAACAGTTTGATGCGCAGGGAAATGCAGAAGTAAAGCTGATTTTTGCGGGAAAGAAATTCGACATCCGGTTCTCAAATCCGGAAAAGTGCGAGTGTAAAAAAGAGTGGATAAAAAGTGTCCTCTGCGATGAAAAGCAACTGGAACCGGAAGCGGGGGCAGCATATGCCGTGCGGATCAAAAAGGAATGGATCAAACAGCTGGATGCAGAAAAAGAGCATGTCATAAAAATCCTGTTTGGAAGATAG
- a CDS encoding AraC family transcriptional regulator, with protein MAFSEEWYETELKSSELETLHRPPTVEYSFYTAVKTGDMETVVANCKEDAFIHLEGTGVLSRNALTNIKYHFVVTAAMLTRYCIDGGLEPEQAYRLSDFYILKMDTCTTVRQIADLHHEMAKDFTGKMVLQKKSSILSKPVVQCVDYIYSHIKERITVAVLAEYTGLSESYLSRVFKQNLGISISDYIREKKIEKATHLLRYSDKSIIDIANYLSFSSQSHFIQTFEDFTGMTPKKYRNKYYKSMW; from the coding sequence ATGGCCTTTTCAGAAGAATGGTACGAGACCGAATTAAAAAGCAGTGAACTTGAGACCCTTCACCGGCCGCCAACCGTGGAATATTCCTTTTATACGGCAGTCAAAACAGGGGATATGGAAACTGTTGTCGCCAACTGCAAAGAGGATGCATTTATCCATCTGGAGGGAACCGGTGTGCTCTCGCGCAATGCGCTTACCAACATAAAATATCATTTTGTAGTCACTGCCGCCATGCTTACACGCTACTGCATTGACGGCGGTTTGGAGCCGGAACAGGCCTATCGTCTGAGCGACTTTTACATTCTGAAAATGGACACCTGCACAACCGTCCGGCAGATTGCGGATCTTCACCATGAAATGGCTAAAGACTTTACCGGCAAGATGGTTCTTCAGAAAAAAAGTTCCATCTTATCCAAGCCGGTCGTACAGTGTGTGGATTATATTTACAGTCATATCAAAGAACGCATTACCGTCGCCGTGCTGGCAGAATATACCGGATTATCCGAGAGCTATCTCTCCCGGGTATTCAAGCAGAACCTCGGCATTTCCATCAGTGACTATATCCGCGAGAAAAAAATAGAAAAGGCAACGCATCTCCTGCGCTACTCTGACAAGTCCATCATAGACATTGCCAATTACCTTTCCTTTTCTTCGCAGAGCCACTTTATCCAGACGTTCGAGGACTTTACCGGTATGACTCCCAAAAAATACCGCAATAAATATTACAAATCCATGTGGTAA
- a CDS encoding ABC transporter substrate-binding protein, translating into MKQRVISLMLTVAMGATLLAGCGSSATDSANAGADSGKESAAAAGTESDEKDFSGEGKVINIYSWNDEFRTRLEAVYPEVESTSSDGTVTTLKDGTEIHWVINPNQDGVYQQKLDEALMNQADAAADDKVDIFLSETDYVFKYTDKDADVAMPLTDLGIDPETDLADQYDFTRTTASDSDGVQRGSTWQCCPGLLVYRRDIAKDVFGTDDPEAVGEKVKDWATIKDTAAELKAKGYYTFASYADTFRLYGNSIDESWVQPGDTTVKVDQKIINWVNDSKEWLDAGYLDSNIKGQWNDDWNKSMGSQSKVFAFLLPAWGIDFVLNPNWDGEAGNWAVTNPPQEYNWGGSYIHAATGTDNVKYAKDIILAMTSNQDNLLKISQDYSDFTNTKSGMAEAAKDDADFSSEFLGGQNPFVYFAPVAENIKIAPLSAYDQGCVELIQNSFSDYLQGNVDFDKAKANFETAIKERYPDITEVQWPE; encoded by the coding sequence ATGAAACAGCGGGTTATCAGCTTAATGCTGACAGTGGCTATGGGGGCTACTTTACTTGCAGGATGTGGAAGCAGTGCCACAGACAGTGCCAATGCCGGAGCAGACAGCGGCAAGGAGAGTGCAGCGGCTGCAGGCACAGAGTCGGACGAGAAAGATTTCAGTGGTGAGGGAAAGGTAATTAACATCTATTCCTGGAACGATGAGTTCCGTACACGTCTTGAGGCAGTATATCCGGAGGTGGAATCTACTTCCTCAGACGGAACGGTAACAACGCTGAAGGATGGAACAGAGATTCACTGGGTGATCAATCCGAATCAGGATGGTGTTTATCAGCAGAAGCTGGATGAAGCGCTTATGAATCAGGCAGATGCTGCGGCAGATGACAAGGTAGATATCTTCCTGTCCGAGACGGATTATGTATTTAAATATACCGATAAGGATGCGGATGTTGCCATGCCTCTGACAGATCTTGGAATTGATCCTGAGACGGATCTGGCGGATCAGTATGATTTTACGAGAACTACGGCTTCTGATTCTGACGGTGTGCAGAGAGGATCTACCTGGCAGTGCTGTCCGGGACTTTTAGTATACCGCCGCGATATTGCAAAGGATGTATTCGGAACAGATGATCCTGAGGCAGTCGGCGAGAAGGTGAAGGACTGGGCAACCATCAAGGACACCGCGGCAGAGTTAAAGGCAAAAGGATATTATACCTTTGCATCCTATGCGGATACGTTCCGTCTGTACGGCAACAGTATTGATGAATCCTGGGTTCAGCCGGGAGATACCACCGTCAAAGTAGATCAGAAAATCATTAACTGGGTGAATGATTCTAAGGAATGGCTGGATGCCGGTTATCTGGACAGCAACATCAAGGGTCAGTGGAATGATGACTGGAATAAGTCCATGGGCTCCCAGTCCAAGGTTTTTGCATTTCTGCTTCCGGCATGGGGCATTGACTTTGTGCTGAATCCGAACTGGGATGGAGAGGCCGGCAACTGGGCAGTTACGAACCCGCCACAGGAATATAACTGGGGTGGTTCCTACATCCATGCGGCAACAGGAACAGATAATGTAAAATATGCGAAGGATATTATTCTTGCAATGACAAGCAATCAGGACAACCTGTTAAAGATTTCACAGGATTACTCTGATTTCACGAATACGAAGTCCGGAATGGCAGAGGCAGCAAAGGATGATGCAGACTTCTCGTCAGAATTCCTTGGCGGACAGAATCCGTTTGTCTACTTTGCACCGGTAGCTGAGAATATCAAGATTGCTCCGTTATCTGCATACGATCAGGGATGCGTGGAACTGATTCAGAATTCGTTCAGCGATTATCTGCAGGGAAATGTAGATTTTGATAAGGCAAAGGCAAACTTTGAGACAGCAATCAAAGAGCGTTATCCGGATATCACAGAAGTTCAGTGGCCGGAATAA
- a CDS encoding carbohydrate ABC transporter permease, translating to MKKKKKSISYGKWGQIFILPFFIIYFIFSLIPLADTVRYSFYEYYRSGIKEVGPNFVGMANYISLLKSDMMAYGKNTLILWLIGFIPQIVIALVLASWFTDARLKIHHKQFFKVVIYLPNLIMASAFALLFFTLFSTSGPVNSILMSLGWINSPIDFMGSVFGTRSLIGLMNFLMWFGNTTIMLMAAIMGISVEVFEACEIDGCNSLQRFFYITLPMIRPILAYTLITSIIGGLQMFDVPQILTNGQGNPDRTSMTLIMFLNNHLKSKNYGMAGALSVYLFIISAILCFIVYKMTNDNDPDGSKAAAKKAAREERRRRR from the coding sequence ATGAAAAAAAAGAAAAAAAGTATCAGCTATGGAAAATGGGGACAGATATTTATTCTTCCGTTTTTTATTATCTATTTTATTTTTTCACTGATTCCGTTGGCAGATACCGTCAGATACAGTTTTTATGAATATTACCGTTCCGGAATTAAGGAGGTCGGACCTAATTTCGTTGGAATGGCAAATTATATCAGTCTGTTGAAATCCGATATGATGGCATATGGAAAAAACACGCTGATTCTGTGGCTGATCGGTTTTATCCCGCAGATTGTGATCGCACTTGTTCTTGCGAGCTGGTTTACGGATGCCAGATTAAAGATACATCACAAACAATTTTTTAAGGTTGTCATTTATCTGCCCAATCTGATCATGGCATCTGCATTTGCACTTTTATTTTTTACACTGTTTTCCACGAGTGGACCGGTCAATTCCATTCTGATGTCTCTGGGATGGATCAATAGCCCGATTGATTTTATGGGATCTGTTTTTGGCACGCGTTCCCTGATTGGACTTATGAATTTCCTGATGTGGTTTGGCAATACGACGATTATGCTGATGGCAGCAATCATGGGAATCAGTGTGGAGGTATTTGAGGCCTGCGAGATCGATGGGTGCAACAGTCTGCAGAGATTTTTCTATATTACGCTTCCGATGATCCGGCCGATTCTTGCATATACACTGATTACCTCGATTATCGGCGGATTGCAGATGTTTGATGTGCCACAGATCTTAACGAACGGTCAGGGAAATCCGGACCGGACATCCATGACACTGATCATGTTCTTAAATAATCATTTAAAGAGCAAGAACTATGGTATGGCAGGAGCGTTATCTGTTTATCTGTTCATCATCAGTGCGATCTTATGTTTTATCGTGTATAAGATGACAAATGATAATGATCCGGACGGATCGAAGGCAGCGGCGAAAAAAGCTGCCAGAGAAGAAAGAAGAAGGAGGAGATAA
- a CDS encoding carbohydrate ABC transporter permease: MKSKSGNSLRSVLAHIVLIVLSFMCLFFFYILIINATRSHAELQKGFSALPGTHLLENLKNVANDGSFPMFRGIINSICISTACAGLCTYFSALTAYGLYAYEFKTRKIAFTFIMAILVMPTQVTAMGFLRLITKMGLYDTWYPLIIPSIASPAVFYFMYSYLQSSLPLSLVEAARIDGSGEFRTFNCIVLPIMKPALAVQAIFTFVGSWNNYFVPALILQTKSKMTVPILIATLRGADYMNFDMGKVYMMITVAIVPIIVVYLLLSKYIIAGVTLGGVKE, translated from the coding sequence ATGAAATCAAAATCAGGAAACAGTTTGCGGAGTGTTCTGGCGCATATTGTGTTGATTGTACTGTCATTTATGTGTCTGTTCTTCTTCTATATTCTGATTATCAATGCAACCCGTTCTCATGCGGAGCTGCAAAAGGGGTTTTCGGCATTGCCGGGCACCCATCTGCTGGAAAATTTAAAGAATGTGGCAAATGACGGAAGCTTCCCGATGTTTCGCGGAATTATAAACAGTATCTGTATCTCGACTGCCTGTGCGGGTTTGTGTACTTACTTTTCCGCGTTGACGGCATATGGTCTGTATGCTTATGAATTTAAGACCAGAAAGATAGCATTTACCTTTATCATGGCAATTTTGGTCATGCCGACTCAGGTAACGGCAATGGGATTTTTGCGGCTGATCACGAAAATGGGGTTGTATGATACCTGGTATCCGCTCATTATTCCAAGCATCGCGTCGCCTGCGGTATTCTATTTTATGTACAGCTACCTGCAGTCATCACTGCCCCTGTCCTTAGTGGAGGCGGCAAGAATCGACGGCTCAGGCGAATTCAGGACGTTTAACTGTATTGTGCTGCCGATTATGAAGCCGGCGCTCGCGGTACAGGCGATTTTCACTTTTGTCGGTTCCTGGAATAACTACTTTGTTCCGGCACTGATTCTTCAGACCAAGAGCAAAATGACAGTGCCGATCTTAATTGCGACATTGCGTGGAGCAGACTATATGAACTTTGACATGGGAAAAGTTTACATGATGATTACGGTGGCGATTGTGCCGATCATTGTAGTATATCTTTTATTATCAAAATATATTATCGCCGGTGTGACACTTGGTGGAGTGAAAGAGTAA
- a CDS encoding glycoside hydrolase family 3 protein, translating into MEKREWRYSGTIEERTSIREQVHDVLARKVAEEAMVLLKNESLLPLPLDVPMALFGSGAKKTVKGGIGSGDVNNRKTISVYQGLLEAGAMITSEAWLCDYEKRYEQAREEWKKLVLEETKRVENPFDAYSNHPFCFPEGRAVTEQDIAGAGVAVYVLSRISGEGSDRRKERGDYELSRREQEDLLFLNEKKIPVVLLLNTGGPVELTDILEQAKNIRAVLNISQPGQAGGYAVADILFGKAVPSGKLTATWARHYGDYPSADTYGYRNGDLEKEEYREEIFVGYRHFDRENLPVLFPFGYGLSYTSFLIRQRSVREETNSLELAVSVQNTGGTYAGKETVQVYATFPQTGMEKEKKRLVGFAKTKCLLPGEIQQLEIKIPKNMLASFSEEQSAWYLEDGTYGIWIGADSQKLEQAWEFDVYERTITEHTCRLEAAESDAGKLSAAEEQKVHLTGKIPAEELIPLLYGHVEQNSSTLGAAGIRVPGSAGETTHALEQPYGIRALIMADGPAGIRLHQSYEVDADSGKVYGKSVLGALENGYLEPMQKHENAKTYYQFCTAFPVGTAMAQTWNEELLQSFGRAVSHEMKEFHIDLWLAPGMNIQRNPLCGRNFEYYSEDPFLSGKMAAAVVRGVQEEGTCGAVIKHFACNNQEDNRMGVDVHISERALREIYLRGFEIAVKESAPVAIMTSYNRVNGVHAANSRALCTVIAREEWGFDGVLMSDWSTTAPEDGSIPWKCIEAGNDLIMPGSEKDDADIRQAYADGRLSEKKIRLCAGRIISLINKLDKKTKK; encoded by the coding sequence ATGGAAAAAAGAGAATGGAGATATAGTGGAACCATAGAGGAAAGAACGTCCATCCGGGAGCAGGTGCATGATGTTCTGGCAAGAAAAGTGGCAGAAGAGGCAATGGTTTTATTAAAAAATGAATCGCTTCTGCCGCTGCCTTTGGATGTTCCTATGGCGCTGTTTGGAAGCGGGGCAAAAAAGACGGTAAAAGGTGGAATCGGCTCCGGGGATGTCAACAACCGGAAGACAATTTCTGTCTATCAGGGACTGCTGGAAGCGGGCGCAATGATCACAAGTGAAGCGTGGCTGTGCGACTATGAAAAGCGGTATGAGCAGGCGAGAGAGGAATGGAAAAAACTGGTTCTCGAAGAAACAAAACGGGTTGAGAATCCGTTTGACGCATATTCCAATCATCCGTTCTGTTTCCCGGAGGGAAGAGCGGTTACAGAACAGGACATTGCCGGGGCAGGGGTGGCAGTTTATGTGCTGAGCCGCATTTCAGGTGAGGGAAGTGACCGCAGAAAAGAGCGCGGCGACTATGAATTAAGCCGCAGGGAACAGGAAGACCTGTTATTTTTGAATGAGAAAAAGATTCCGGTAGTGCTCCTGCTGAATACCGGTGGTCCGGTAGAACTGACAGATATTTTAGAGCAGGCAAAAAATATACGGGCTGTGTTAAATATTTCCCAGCCGGGACAGGCAGGTGGTTATGCGGTGGCGGACATCCTGTTTGGAAAGGCGGTTCCAAGCGGAAAACTTACGGCAACATGGGCGAGACATTACGGGGATTATCCGTCAGCGGATACTTATGGATACAGGAACGGAGATCTGGAAAAGGAAGAATACCGGGAGGAAATTTTCGTTGGATACCGTCATTTTGACCGGGAAAATCTGCCGGTATTATTTCCGTTCGGGTACGGACTTTCCTACACATCATTCCTAATCCGCCAGCGGTCTGTACGCGAGGAAACGAATTCCCTGGAACTTGCAGTGTCTGTGCAGAATACGGGTGGAACCTATGCCGGGAAGGAGACAGTGCAGGTCTATGCGACATTCCCGCAGACCGGAATGGAAAAAGAAAAAAAGCGGCTGGTGGGATTCGCCAAAACAAAATGTCTGCTGCCGGGGGAAATACAGCAGCTGGAGATTAAAATACCAAAAAACATGCTTGCAAGTTTTTCGGAAGAACAGAGTGCCTGGTATCTGGAAGACGGAACGTATGGCATATGGATCGGTGCCGATTCACAAAAGTTAGAACAGGCATGGGAATTTGATGTGTACGAACGGACGATCACAGAGCACACATGCCGGCTGGAGGCAGCAGAGAGTGATGCAGGAAAGCTTTCTGCCGCTGAAGAGCAAAAAGTGCATCTGACCGGAAAAATACCGGCAGAGGAACTGATTCCGCTCTTATATGGCCATGTGGAACAAAACAGCAGTACACTCGGCGCGGCGGGAATCCGTGTCCCGGGATCGGCGGGAGAGACAACACATGCGCTGGAACAGCCCTATGGAATAAGGGCGTTAATCATGGCGGACGGACCGGCAGGAATCCGGCTGCATCAGTCGTATGAGGTAGACGCAGATTCGGGGAAAGTCTATGGAAAAAGTGTACTGGGAGCACTGGAAAATGGCTATCTGGAGCCGATGCAAAAGCATGAGAATGCCAAGACCTACTATCAGTTCTGTACGGCGTTTCCGGTCGGAACGGCAATGGCGCAGACCTGGAATGAGGAACTGCTGCAGTCTTTCGGAAGAGCGGTATCACATGAAATGAAAGAATTCCATATTGATCTGTGGCTGGCACCGGGAATGAATATCCAGAGAAATCCGCTGTGCGGGCGGAATTTTGAATACTATTCGGAAGATCCATTTCTCTCAGGCAAGATGGCTGCTGCGGTTGTCCGAGGTGTACAGGAGGAGGGAACCTGTGGAGCTGTGATCAAGCATTTTGCATGCAACAATCAGGAAGACAACCGTATGGGGGTCGATGTGCATATTTCAGAGAGAGCCCTAAGGGAGATCTATCTTAGGGGATTTGAGATTGCAGTCAAAGAAAGCGCACCGGTTGCAATCATGACATCCTACAACCGGGTCAATGGAGTTCACGCGGCAAACAGCAGAGCGCTATGCACTGTAATTGCCAGAGAAGAGTGGGGATTTGACGGTGTACTCATGTCGGACTGGAGTACAACAGCGCCGGAAGACGGCAGTATTCCATGGAAGTGTATCGAAGCCGGAAATGATCTGATTATGCCGGGAAGTGAGAAAGATGATGCGGATATCCGGCAGGCGTATGCAGACGGAAGGCTGTCGGAAAAGAAAATCCGTCTCTGTGCGGGAAGAATTATTTCACTGATAAATAAATTAGATAAAAAGACAAAAAAGTGA
- a CDS encoding DUF4867 family protein, whose amino-acid sequence MEIYSIKDEKFRRYGKVWSGFDCTRLIREMEHTPLPEDVIYVPSMEELEVLPEAGEFARRIYGGLPIQIGYCNGSNHRLNALEYHRNSEINIAVTNMVLLLGWLPDVTDAFTYDTSRVEAFFVPAGTVVEMYGTTLHYAPCNDGEEGFKCIVILPKGTNTEIDFALPKSGEDALMTAKNKWLIAHEEAGIRGAFNGLLGVNIEV is encoded by the coding sequence ATGGAGATTTATTCAATTAAAGACGAAAAGTTCCGCAGGTATGGGAAAGTCTGGAGCGGCTTTGACTGCACGAGACTGATCCGCGAGATGGAACACACGCCGCTGCCGGAGGATGTCATTTATGTGCCATCCATGGAGGAACTGGAGGTGCTGCCGGAGGCGGGAGAGTTTGCCAGACGGATCTACGGCGGACTTCCGATTCAGATCGGTTATTGTAACGGCAGCAATCACAGATTAAATGCGTTGGAGTATCACCGCAATTCGGAGATCAATATTGCGGTAACCAATATGGTGCTGCTGTTAGGATGGCTGCCGGATGTGACCGATGCGTTTACTTATGACACATCCAGGGTGGAAGCATTTTTTGTCCCGGCGGGAACGGTTGTTGAGATGTATGGAACGACACTTCACTATGCGCCGTGCAATGACGGGGAGGAAGGATTTAAATGTATTGTGATTCTTCCGAAAGGGACGAATACGGAGATTGATTTTGCCTTGCCCAAAAGCGGAGAGGATGCGCTTATGACTGCGAAGAACAAGTGGCTGATCGCACATGAGGAAGCAGGAATCCGTGGTGCTTTTAACGGACTTTTGGGGGTCAATATTGAGGTGTAA